In Desulfobulbus oralis, one DNA window encodes the following:
- a CDS encoding MlaD family protein, translating to MSKKANPTFIGAFVLVGLAVSVTAIMVLGGFNFKDDSVRCVAYFSGSLHGLDVGAPVAFRGVAIGRVSSIQLDYDEKNNAVVIPVYMDLRQDIKARTGEDFDAEGMRNSLVKLIERGLKAQMQPSSLLTGKQYVELSLKPALEPSLHGGAPKEFLEIPTISSGLDKITETLDKLPLEEILGKVAKSLDSINEVVSSGKAGGAMQRLMNSINQLEAVLSTLNRQLPQLLADVGQGAENFSSTMKEANSLIADTRRQLKPAGNDLQKMLANMQTSTDKLNRTLSNLERLTASDSDLQYQLYSTMHEVEQAAGSVRELSDYLRRNPNALLFGQGKDK from the coding sequence TTGAGCAAGAAAGCCAATCCCACATTCATCGGTGCCTTTGTCCTCGTCGGGCTGGCGGTGAGCGTGACCGCCATCATGGTCCTGGGCGGATTCAACTTCAAGGACGACAGCGTGCGTTGCGTCGCCTACTTTTCCGGTTCCCTGCACGGGCTGGATGTGGGCGCGCCCGTGGCATTCCGTGGCGTGGCCATCGGCCGGGTCAGCAGCATCCAGCTGGACTACGATGAAAAGAACAACGCCGTGGTGATCCCGGTGTACATGGATCTGCGCCAGGACATCAAAGCCCGGACCGGCGAAGACTTCGACGCCGAGGGCATGCGCAACAGCCTCGTCAAGCTGATCGAGCGCGGCCTCAAGGCCCAGATGCAGCCAAGCAGCCTGCTCACCGGCAAACAGTACGTGGAACTCTCGCTGAAACCAGCCCTGGAGCCATCCCTGCACGGCGGCGCACCCAAGGAATTCCTTGAAATTCCAACCATCTCCTCCGGGCTGGACAAAATCACGGAAACTCTGGACAAGCTGCCGCTCGAAGAGATTCTGGGCAAGGTGGCCAAGTCGCTGGACTCCATCAACGAGGTCGTGAGTTCCGGCAAGGCAGGCGGTGCCATGCAGCGGCTGATGAACTCGATCAATCAGCTCGAGGCCGTCCTGAGCACCCTGAACCGGCAGTTGCCGCAGCTTCTGGCGGACGTCGGCCAGGGCGCGGAGAATTTTTCCTCAACCATGAAGGAGGCGAACAGCCTCATTGCGGACACCCGCAGGCAACTGAAACCAGCCGGCAATGACCTGCAAAAGATGCTGGCCAATATGCAGACCAGCACCGACAAACTGAACCGCACCCTGAGCAACCTGGAACGCCTGACCGCCAGCGACTCCGACCTGCAGTACCAGTTGTATAGCACCATGCATGAAGTGGAACAGGCGGCCGGCTCTGTCCGCGAACTGAGCGACTACCTGCGTCGGAACCCCAATGCCCTGCTCTTTGGCCAGGGCAAGGACAAATGA
- a CDS encoding MlaE family ABC transporter permease → MLQVPAYTISQPTPGSVRIDLKGDWTLASAAPAPDQALRMIAAATAGVTVNGAALGVWDTRLLLFLRELAAAADKRSLRLQNEALPAGALRLLELAAQSQGKAAGHQSDRASLLYLLGEKAIGVWQATRDLATFTGEIVLELPRLCTGKSAFRMQDFLYFVQVCGVESLPIVSLIAVLVGVILSFVGAVQLQLFGAEIYIANLVALGMVMEMGALMSGIIIAGRIGAAYAAQLGTMQTNEEIDALRTMGISPIAFLVLPRLFALAVMMPLLCVYADLMGILGGVFIGQTVLGLSPSEFMHQAMHSVRLSHCMQGLAKSAVFGILIGFAGCLRGMACGRSAMAVGEATTSAVVTSIVFIVVSDSILTIIFNVL, encoded by the coding sequence ATGCTCCAGGTTCCGGCCTACACCATCAGCCAGCCTACACCCGGCAGTGTCCGTATCGATCTGAAGGGCGATTGGACACTGGCCAGCGCCGCGCCCGCGCCTGATCAGGCGCTTCGGATGATTGCTGCGGCCACCGCAGGGGTGACCGTAAACGGCGCAGCCCTGGGGGTCTGGGACACTCGCCTGCTGCTCTTTTTGCGGGAGCTGGCCGCAGCCGCAGACAAACGATCGCTTCGCCTGCAAAACGAAGCGCTGCCGGCAGGCGCGCTCCGGCTCCTCGAGCTTGCCGCCCAGAGCCAGGGCAAAGCTGCAGGGCATCAGAGCGACAGGGCTTCCCTGCTCTACCTCCTTGGCGAAAAGGCGATTGGCGTCTGGCAGGCCACCCGCGATCTGGCGACCTTCACGGGCGAGATCGTCCTGGAGCTGCCGCGGCTCTGCACCGGCAAATCGGCCTTCAGGATGCAGGATTTTCTGTACTTCGTTCAGGTCTGCGGAGTGGAATCGCTGCCCATCGTGAGCCTGATCGCGGTCCTGGTTGGGGTCATTCTTTCCTTTGTCGGCGCGGTGCAGCTCCAGCTCTTCGGCGCGGAAATCTATATCGCCAATCTGGTCGCTTTGGGCATGGTCATGGAGATGGGCGCCCTCATGAGCGGCATCATTATTGCCGGCCGCATCGGCGCGGCCTATGCCGCCCAGCTCGGCACCATGCAGACCAACGAGGAGATCGACGCCCTGCGTACCATGGGCATTTCGCCCATTGCCTTTCTGGTGCTGCCCAGGCTCTTTGCCCTGGCCGTGATGATGCCGCTGCTCTGCGTCTATGCCGATCTCATGGGCATCCTGGGCGGCGTGTTCATCGGCCAGACCGTTCTGGGCCTCTCACCCAGTGAATTCATGCATCAGGCCATGCACTCCGTCAGACTCTCCCACTGTATGCAGGGTCTCGCCAAAAGCGCGGTCTTTGGCATCCTGATCGGTTTTGCCGGCTGCCTGCGCGGCATGGCATGCGGTCGCAGCGCCATGGCCGTGGGCGAAGCCACCACCTCGGCGGTGGTCACCTCCATCGTCTTCATCGTTGTCTCCGACTCCATTCTCACCATCATCTTCAACGTGTTGTAA
- a CDS encoding ABC transporter ATP-binding protein → MADAAITIRDLTMAYGSFVLQRDLNFTVQKGDIFVIMGGSGCGKSTLLRHLIGLKAPARGQVLYGTQDFWKMDASGRDRINRKCGILYQSGALWSSMTLAENVAVPLRAYTRLDKKTIGELASFKLSLVGLAGFEAFYPSQISGGMKKRAGLARAIALDPELLFFDEPSAGLDPVSARNLDDLILELKESMGATVVLVTHELASIYAIANNSVFLDAGSKTMLATGDPKRLLRESDNETVVNFLSRGTGNRELQSI, encoded by the coding sequence ATGGCAGACGCAGCTATCACCATCCGCGATCTGACCATGGCCTATGGCTCCTTCGTGCTGCAAAGAGATCTGAATTTTACGGTGCAGAAAGGCGATATATTTGTCATTATGGGGGGCAGCGGCTGCGGCAAGTCCACCCTTTTGCGCCACCTGATCGGCTTGAAGGCCCCGGCCAGGGGCCAGGTTCTCTACGGGACGCAGGATTTCTGGAAGATGGATGCCAGCGGGCGCGACCGCATCAACCGCAAATGCGGCATTCTGTACCAGTCCGGTGCGCTGTGGAGCTCCATGACGCTGGCGGAAAACGTGGCGGTGCCCCTCAGGGCCTACACCAGGCTGGACAAAAAAACCATAGGCGAGCTGGCGTCTTTCAAGCTGTCTCTGGTGGGGCTGGCCGGTTTCGAGGCATTTTATCCATCGCAGATTTCGGGCGGCATGAAAAAACGTGCCGGTCTGGCCCGGGCCATCGCCCTGGACCCGGAGCTGCTCTTTTTCGACGAGCCCTCGGCCGGGCTGGATCCGGTCAGTGCCCGCAATCTGGACGACCTGATCCTGGAACTGAAGGAAAGCATGGGCGCGACCGTGGTGCTGGTCACCCACGAGCTGGCCTCCATTTACGCCATTGCCAACAATTCGGTTTTTCTGGACGCCGGGAGCAAAACCATGCTCGCAACAGGCGACCCCAAACGTCTGCTCAGGGAAAGCGACAACGAAACCGTGGTCAACTTTCTCTCCAGAGGAACCGGCAACCGGGAGCTGCAAAGCATTTGA